The Nitrospira sp. region CCACGGCCCAGGCTTCGAACCGGCGGTGCCACCAAGCCGCTCAAGTGAGGAGCGCATCGAGGATTGGATGCGATCTCGTGAGTGCCGGGTATAGCCGGACCCCGCGAGCCAGAAGACCAGCACCTCGTCGGCGGACGCGGCCCCGGCCGATCCAGATGGGGCTCCGGGCCGCCACCAGGTGACCGGCGAGTCGACCGTCGTGGCCGTGGGTACGTCGTCGCCCACGCCTGCGCCGGCGAGCGACACGAACTCGGCCGGTGATGGGCGAGCGATCAAGTCGGATGCGAGGGGTGCCGTCAGAGTCGAAGCATCCGAAGCTGCGAAGTCGCTGCCGGTCGCGGCGAGGGGTGTCGGCTCCTCCGAACGCGATTTGGACCACAGCCCATAGCCCAATGCCCCCGCGGCGGTCGCGGCCGCGGCGCTTGCACCGAGAGCGATGGGCCAGTTCGTCCCTCCATCGTCGTCGGCGGCGACTGGGATCTTGGCTTCGGCCTGCTCCTCGGTGTCGGGCTTCGCCGTCGTCGACTGGGCGGATGGCTCCGTGTCGGCGGAAGCCGCCGTTGAGTCAGCGGTCGCCGCTGTGGTCGTGGCCGCGTCGTTGGTCGGCGGGGTGGTGGTGGAGACCGTCGCCGGCGACGAGGTCGTTGCGGGCGCCTTTGTGGGGAGTTGGTCCGAAACCATCTGTTGGAACCGGGTGGTCACCAACTCGTGGCACGCCGTTCCAGGGCAGGTGGTTTCCGACATTTGTCGGTGGGTCGAGATGGTCTGGGTTGTGATCTCGCTTCCCTCGGGCCACTTGTTGGATCCGCGGGACGTGAATGTGGTGGTCGCGCCAGGGGTCATGTTCAAGCCGTGCTTGTCGGCGAGCCAGGTGAGAAGGGCGAT contains the following coding sequences:
- a CDS encoding N-acetylmuramoyl-L-alanine amidase, whose product is MAPSMLGIPDAVASSSGLVTPARRFGRVDMPEIRRRTDWAPDLPVRKPIEAEDVKFLLVHHTADPDSNYQPDDVVGMLRKIYDYHTGAEKDWPDIAYNFFVDKFGRIWESRTGSVDSPLRGDATGGNQGFSQLCCFLGDFEAEQPPQEAVMSMIALLTWLADKHGLNMTPGATTTFTSRGSNKWPEGSEITTQTISTHRQMSETTCPGTACHELVTTRFQQMVSDQLPTKAPATTSSPATVSTTTPPTNDAATTTAATADSTAASADTEPSAQSTTAKPDTEEQAEAKIPVAADDDGGTNWPIALGASAAAATAAGALGYGLWSKSRSEEPTPLAATGSDFAASDASTLTAPLASDLIARPSPAEFVSLAGAGVGDDVPTATTVDSPVTWWRPGAPSGSAGAASADEVLVFWLAGSGYTRHSRDRIQSSMRSSLERLGGTAGSKPGPW